Proteins co-encoded in one Papaver somniferum cultivar HN1 chromosome 5, ASM357369v1, whole genome shotgun sequence genomic window:
- the LOC113282386 gene encoding regulator of G-protein signaling 1 isoform X2, translated as MSVNFLKFERMHWWNSCYIWAGWVEGPFGFGLLMSCRFVQAFKLYYLFVKRRLPPIRTVVLLPLLLLPWFAAVAFLHIKRPLNERCHYRSQWVILMVGLHLLYIASIVAITRSLRHIEFRFHEFKDLMQGIVVSTAAVGVWVAAYVLNEVHEDIAWLQVTSRCFLLVTASILVLAFYSISVSQPLLSQVSLRRRDRHEFETMGQALRIPDSRRLQQMEPILDVDSSEPLDKLLRNKRFRQSFMAFADSCLAGESVHFCDEVDELDVIPVNDPVRRIYMTRHIIEKYIRAGATMEVNISHRTRQGILDTLDLAHPGLFNNALNELMHLMKTNLAKDYWSSLFFLKYKEESNTQRDGIEFIDRVNVWDHSPRLSSVHGAADDPFHQEQPLKVSSSRMSDS; from the exons ATGTCTGTCAATTTTTTGAAATTCGAAAGGATGCATTGGTGGAATTCTTGCTACATATGGGCAG GATGGGTTGAAGGTCCATTTGGGTTTGGTTTATTGATGAGCTGTCGTTTTGTTCAAGCATTCAAATTGTATTACTTATTTGTCAA GCGGCGCCTACCACCAATCAGAACAGTTGTCTTGCTTCCATTGCTTCTCTTGCCATGGTTTGCTGCGGTTGCAT TTCTTCATATAAAGAGGCCTCTGAATGAAAGGTGCCATTACCGCAGTCAGTGGGTGATTCTAATGGTCGGACTTCACCTCTTATACATTGCTTCTATTGTTGCCATTACACGGTCTCTTAGGCACATCGAGTTCAGATTTCACGAATTCAAAGACCTCATGCAGGGAATAGTTGTTTCAACCGCTGCCGTTG GAGTATGGGTTGCTGCTTATGTTCTGAATGAGGTCCATGAAGACATTGCATGGCTTCAAGTAACTTCTAGATGTTTTCTGCTAGTAACT GCAAGTATTCTTGTCCTTGCCTTTTACTCAATATCAGTTTCACAACCTTTGCTCTCGCAAGTGAGCTTGAGGAGAAGAGATAGACATGAGTTTGAGACAATGGGTCAAGCTCTGCGTATACCAGATAGCAGAAGACTCCAACAAATGGAGCCCATTCTGGATGTTGATTCTAGTGAACCACTGGATAAGCTTCTTCGGAACAAGAGATTTCGCCAGTCCTTCATGGCCTTCGCGGACAG TTGTTTGGCTGGGGAGAGTGTCCATTTCTGTGATGAAGTAGACGAGCTTGACGTAATACCTGTAAATGACCCAGTGAGAAGGATCTACATGACCCGGCACATTATCGAGAAGTACATACGTGCAG GTGCCACAATGGAGGTGAATATATCTCATCGAACTCGCCAAGGAATTCTAGATACTCTTGATCTTGCACATCCAGGGCTCTTTAATAATGCGCTAAACGAGTTAATGCACTTGATGAAAACG AACTTGGCAAAAGACTACTGGTCGTCATTATTCttcctgaaatacaaagaagaaTCAAACACACAACGAGATGGGATTGAGTTCATTGACCGAGTTAATGTGTGGGACCATTCCCCTAGGTTAAGTTCTGTTCACGGTGCCGCAGACGATCCTTTCCACCAAGAACAACCTTTGAAGGTATCCTCCAGCCGCATGTCTGATAGTTAG
- the LOC113279439 gene encoding uncharacterized protein LOC113279439: MLDLGASVNVMAASIYEYLNLGPLKETGITLQLADRYNVYPRGIIEDVLVQVNQLIFPADFCVLEMTDGSTDTSLSLLLSRPFMSTARTKIDVHDGSLTMEFDGEVICFNNYETMRYPSDVHSCFSVDVINSLAQQMFDLRCDDPFETIITRSVGSKDFKDPRTELKLGDEFEETIGELNSLQQCPPIHDISFISLSCTDEKLLSSILQAPKLELKPLPDHLKYMYLGNNEEFPVIVSNALTELQEQILLRVLRE, encoded by the coding sequence ATGCTTGATTTAGGAGCATCAGTAAATGTTATGGCTGCATCTATATATGAATATCTTAACTTAGGTCCCTTGAAAGAAACTGGAATTACTTTACAGTTGGCTGACCGTTATAATGTATACCCTAGAGGTATTATTGAGGATGTGCTTGTGCAGGTAAACCAACTAATTTTTCCAGCGGATTTTTGTGTGTTGGAGATGACAGACGGATCAACTGACACATCTCTATCGCTACTTCTTAGTCGACCATTTATGAGCACGGCTAGGACTAAAATTGATGTGCATGATGGTTCATTgactatggaatttgatggagAAGTAATATGTTTCAACAATTACgaaacgatgagatatcctagtgatgtccactcttgcttCTCTGTTGATGTGATTAACTCACTAGCTCAACAGATGTTTGATTTGAGGTGTGATGATCCATTTGAGACTATTATCACGAGAAGTGTGGGTTCTAAAGATTTTAAAGATCCGAGAACCGAGCTTAAGTTAGGGGAcgaatttgaggaaaccattggTGAACTTAATTCGTTGCAACAATGCCCACctattcatgatatttcttttatttctttgtcATGCACTGATGAAAAGTTATTGTCATCTATTTTGCAGGCACCTAAACTAGAACTAAAGCCTCTTCCTGATCACCTAAAATACATGTATTTGGGTAATAACGAAGAGTTTCCAGTAATAGTTTCGAATGCACTAACTGAATTGCAGGAACAAATACTTCTTCGAGTTTTGAGGGAGTAA
- the LOC113282386 gene encoding regulator of G-protein signaling 1 isoform X1 yields the protein MTEKKGCAVAGGCPSDYVAVSVAALSMIMLLSRLALPFLVHKTPTTKGSGFWLLWIQVFASLNLTLSLVMSVNFLKFERMHWWNSCYIWAGWVEGPFGFGLLMSCRFVQAFKLYYLFVKRRLPPIRTVVLLPLLLLPWFAAVAFLHIKRPLNERCHYRSQWVILMVGLHLLYIASIVAITRSLRHIEFRFHEFKDLMQGIVVSTAAVGVWVAAYVLNEVHEDIAWLQVTSRCFLLVTASILVLAFYSISVSQPLLSQVSLRRRDRHEFETMGQALRIPDSRRLQQMEPILDVDSSEPLDKLLRNKRFRQSFMAFADSCLAGESVHFCDEVDELDVIPVNDPVRRIYMTRHIIEKYIRAGATMEVNISHRTRQGILDTLDLAHPGLFNNALNELMHLMKTNLAKDYWSSLFFLKYKEESNTQRDGIEFIDRVNVWDHSPRLSSVHGAADDPFHQEQPLKVSSSRMSDS from the exons ATGACAGAAAAGAAAGGCTGTGCTGTTGCTGGAGGTTGTCCTAGTGATTATGTAGCTGTTTCTGTAGCTGCTTTATCCATGATCAT gcTTCTTTCACGTTTGGCTTTACCGTTCTTAGTTCACAAGACTCCTACAACAAAAGGAAGTGGCTTCTGGCTACTCTGGATTCAAGTTTTTGCTAGCTTAAACTTGACATTGTCGTTAGTC ATGTCTGTCAATTTTTTGAAATTCGAAAGGATGCATTGGTGGAATTCTTGCTACATATGGGCAG GATGGGTTGAAGGTCCATTTGGGTTTGGTTTATTGATGAGCTGTCGTTTTGTTCAAGCATTCAAATTGTATTACTTATTTGTCAA GCGGCGCCTACCACCAATCAGAACAGTTGTCTTGCTTCCATTGCTTCTCTTGCCATGGTTTGCTGCGGTTGCAT TTCTTCATATAAAGAGGCCTCTGAATGAAAGGTGCCATTACCGCAGTCAGTGGGTGATTCTAATGGTCGGACTTCACCTCTTATACATTGCTTCTATTGTTGCCATTACACGGTCTCTTAGGCACATCGAGTTCAGATTTCACGAATTCAAAGACCTCATGCAGGGAATAGTTGTTTCAACCGCTGCCGTTG GAGTATGGGTTGCTGCTTATGTTCTGAATGAGGTCCATGAAGACATTGCATGGCTTCAAGTAACTTCTAGATGTTTTCTGCTAGTAACT GCAAGTATTCTTGTCCTTGCCTTTTACTCAATATCAGTTTCACAACCTTTGCTCTCGCAAGTGAGCTTGAGGAGAAGAGATAGACATGAGTTTGAGACAATGGGTCAAGCTCTGCGTATACCAGATAGCAGAAGACTCCAACAAATGGAGCCCATTCTGGATGTTGATTCTAGTGAACCACTGGATAAGCTTCTTCGGAACAAGAGATTTCGCCAGTCCTTCATGGCCTTCGCGGACAG TTGTTTGGCTGGGGAGAGTGTCCATTTCTGTGATGAAGTAGACGAGCTTGACGTAATACCTGTAAATGACCCAGTGAGAAGGATCTACATGACCCGGCACATTATCGAGAAGTACATACGTGCAG GTGCCACAATGGAGGTGAATATATCTCATCGAACTCGCCAAGGAATTCTAGATACTCTTGATCTTGCACATCCAGGGCTCTTTAATAATGCGCTAAACGAGTTAATGCACTTGATGAAAACG AACTTGGCAAAAGACTACTGGTCGTCATTATTCttcctgaaatacaaagaagaaTCAAACACACAACGAGATGGGATTGAGTTCATTGACCGAGTTAATGTGTGGGACCATTCCCCTAGGTTAAGTTCTGTTCACGGTGCCGCAGACGATCCTTTCCACCAAGAACAACCTTTGAAGGTATCCTCCAGCCGCATGTCTGATAGTTAG